The genomic region GGCCCCGCTCGGCCGAGCACCCCGACTACCGGGCGTACGCCGGGCGGGTCGCCGCCGGCACCCTTCGGGTCGGCGACGAGGTGGTCGTGCTGCCCTCGGGCCGGAGGACCCGGGTCGCCGGCATCGACACCCACGACGGTTCGCTGGACGAGGCGGCGACGGGCCGTTCGGTGGCGGTGCGGCTGGAAGACGACGTCGACGTGGCCCGCGGTGACCTGCTCGCCGCGGCACCGGACGCTCCGGAGCCGGTGCGGCAGCTCACCGGCCGGGTCTGTGTCCTGGCCGAGCGTCAGGTGCGGGCCGGCGACCGGTTCCGCCTGCGCGCGGGCACCCGCGAGGTGAAGGCGATCGTCGGCTCGATCGCCGACCGGCTCGACGTCACCACGCTCAAGCGCGAGGACGCCGATGCCCTGGAGCTCAACGACATCGGCGACGTGATGCTGCGGCTGGCCGAACCGGTCGCGGTCGACCCGTACGCCCTGTCCAGGGGCACCGGCTCGTTCCTGCTGATCGACGAGGCCACCGGTGCCACCGTCGCCGCCGGCATGGTCGAGCAACCACCCGCGGTGTGACGATGGGTGACCCGGTCCTGCTCGCGGTGGCGCACGGCACGTCGTACGCCCCCGGCATCGCGACGCTGCACGCGTTGCTGGAGCGGGTCCGCGAGCTCGCGCCCGGCCTCCGGGTCGAGTTGGCGTTCGTCGACCACGAGCCGCCGTCGGTGCGTGGTGCGCTGTCCGCCTTCGCCGCCGCTGACGTACCGGTGGCGACGCTGCCGCTGCTGCTCACCGCGGCGTCGCACAGCAAGGGTGACATCGCGGGCACCGTGCGGCTGGTGCGCCACGAGCGGCCCGGCTCGGTGGTGACCTACGGGCGGCCGCTGGGGCCGGATCCGCTGCTGCTGGCGGCGCTGAACGATCGGGCCGCGGAGGCCGGCGCCGGTCCGGACACCGCGATCGTGCTGGCCTCGGCCGGTGCCGCCGATCCGGACGCGAACGCCGAGATCTGGCGGGCGGCCCGGCTGTTCTGGGAGTACCGCGGCGGCGGTGCTCCGGTGGAGGTCGCCTACGCGAGCGCGACCACGCCGACGGTCACCGAAAGCGTGCAGCGGCTGCACCGCCTCGGTCACGACGACGTACTGGTCGTGCCGTACTTCCTCGCGCCGGGCAAGCTGCCGGGCGGCGTCCAGCGGGACGCGCGAGCCGCCGGTGCGCGAACCGCAGAGGTGCTCGGCGCGCACGAGTCGGTGGCCAGGCTGGTCCTGGCCCGGTACGCCGAGGCGGTCGGCGGCAGCGTGCTGATGAACTGCGACACCTGCCAGTACCGCTCGCCGTGGCCGGGTCGGGAGAACAAGGTGGGCCAGCTCCAGGAGCCGCACACCCACCCCGCCGACGAGGTGCCCGACGCCCCTGTGTCGGCGCGCTGACGCTGGGGCGGAGACCGGCGTCACCGCCCGCTGCCGACCCTGCGCGCGCTGACCTAACCTGGAAGGCATGCGCGCACCCCTGGTCCCCGGCCGGCAGTCACCTCGGCGTGACGTCCCGGCCCATATCCCGCGTCCGGAGTACGTCGGGCGTCCCGCCCCTCAGCGCTGGACCGGCTCGGACGTGCAGACCCCGGAGACGATCGAGAAGATGCGGGTCGCCGGGCGCATCGCGGCCCAAGCTCTGCAACTCGGCGGGAAACACGTCGCGCCGGGCGTCACCACCGACGAGATCGACCGGGTCGTTCACGAGTTCCTGATCGACCACGACGCCTACCCGTCGACGCTCGGCTACCGGGGTTTCCCGAAGTCGTGCTGCACCTCGCTCAACGAGGTGATCTGCCACGGCATCCCGGACAGCACCGTGATCGAGGACGGCGACATCGTCAACATCGACGTCACCGCGTTCCTCGACGGTGTGCACGGTGACTGCAACGCGACGTTCCTCGCCGGCGACGTGTCCGAGGAGGTCCGGCTGCTGGTCGAGCGCACCGAGGAGGCGACCAGGCGGGCGATCAACGCGGTGAAGCCCGGGCGTCAGCTCAACGTCGTCGGGCGGGTCATCGAGTCGTACGCGAAGCGGTTCGGGTACGGCGTGGTGCGGGACTTCACCGGGCACGGCATCGGGGAGACGTTCCACTCCGGCCTGCACGTGCCGCACTACGACGACCCGGATCTGCAGGTCGAGCTGGTGCCCGGGATGACGTTCACGATCGAACCGATGATCACGCTCGGCACGTACCAGTGGGACATGTGGCCCGACCGCTGGACGGTCCTGACCAAGGACCGCAAGTGGACCGCCCAGTTCGAGCACACCCTGGTCGTCACCGACTCCGGCAGCGAGATCCTCACCCTGCCCTGACCGGAACGATCACGGATCGGGCGGGTGGGAACCCGTTCGATCCGTGATCACTCCGCAGTGACGGCGGTGAAGCCCCGCTGTCGCTCCAGGTACGCCTTCTCGATCGTCGCGAGCACGTACTCGGGGTCTTCCCGCACGTCACGCGGGGTGAAGTGCAGCGTCTGCACGCCGTGCGCGGCCAGCCGGTTGTGCCGTTCGTAGGTGCGACGCCAATCCTGCGGCGACGCGTGGAACTCGTACGAGTTCGATTCGAGCGCGAGACCGGCGTCTTGGATCCACCCATCGGGCGAGGGCAGGCGAGTGCCGTCCGAAGCGGTCAACGTGGGATTCCACCGCACCAGCGGAAGCATCCGGCTGCGTCGTACCACCTCGCGGAGCTCGGCCTCCGGTGCCGAGCGGACGCCGGCTCGCAGTTCGGCGACCACTCGTCGGAGCGTGCCGCTGTGTGCCTTGGGGCCTCGCAGCGCTTCCTCGGTGAGCGCCGCGACGGTCGTCATCCGCCGCTGCACCATCTCGGTCAGGAAAGCGCGTACGTCCCGGAGCGCGTAGCCCGATCTCGCCGCGTCGGCTCCGGCGCGGGCGACCGAGCAGATCTCCATAGCGGGATGGAGCCGGGGATGCAGATCCGGTCGCTTCGTGCTCGTTACCAGCACGAAGCCTCGCGAGGTTCGCCGTGCGGGCGGCGGTACGAGGATCTGGACCCGCGGATCGCTGGGTGCGTACCGGAGGCGACGTTTGCGCAGCGCTGCTGCGCCCGTGATCTGGGCACCGGGTCCGCCGTAGAGCGCGGCAGCCTGGAGCCGCTGGTGCTCCGACAAGGTTCCGGTGAACGTGGCGTACAGGCCGGTGAGTACCCGCTGCCAGGAGCCGCGCTGCAGCTGCCACGCGATCGCGTCGCGGGAAAGCCCGCAGGCCAGCGCCTGGCTTCGCAGTACCAGTCCACTCTGCAGTTCCACCAGGTCGGCCGAACCGGTTCGGCTGTGCACCGCCCCACTGTGGAGCCCCGCGCCGCTCGGCGCGACGGGCGTCCGCCTGGCTGGGGACAACCCGCACGACCGCCGGAACGATCACGGATCGGGCGGGTGGGAACCCGCCCGATCCGTGATCATTCGCGGACGGCGGCGGCTGCGGCGGCGCGCTTGGCGGCTGGGGTGCCTGCGGGAGGCTCGTAGAGCAGTACGTCGACGCCGTGCGGGCCGTGGCGCTCGGCGGCGAGACCGGCCTTGGTGGCCACCCGCACCACGTCGTCGGCGGACGCCACGGTGGCGGTGGTGGTCGCCAGCGCCCGGGCGAGCAGGCCCTTCGCGTGCTTGTTGAAGTGGCTCACCACCGACCGGCCGCCGTCCGGCGCGACGTAGAGCACCCGGACGTTCACCGCACCGCGCGCCGGTGCGAGCGCGGCGTACGCCCCGGACCGGAGGTCGACGACGAGCCCGGGAAGGTCGGCGAGCACCGGTCCGAGCACCGGCTTCCACAGCGCGCCGAGCGTTCCGACGCCCGGCAGCCGCGACCCGGCGGAGAACCGGTACGCCGGGATCGGATCGCCGCCCCGCACCGCACCGAACAACGCGGACGCGACGACCACCCGGTCGGCGGCCCGTTTACGCTGCGCCGGGGTCAGCCCGGCCGGGTCGAAGGCGTCGTAGAGCACGCCGGTGTAGCGGAAAAGGGCCGGGCTGGTCGGCGCCGTGGCGAGCACCGCGTCGAGCTCCAGTTGGTCGCGCTGCCCGGCGGAGAGGCCCAGCGCCGCCAGCGCGGGCGCCGGGTCGCCGGCCACGGCCTCCGCCGCCAGCGCGGTCAACGCCGTGAGCAGGCGTTCCCGCACCGGCCGGAGCGCCGGGAACGCCAGCGCGCTCAGGTCCAGCGCCGGCCCGTCGCCGCCCGGCCGCTTCGTCTCCGACGGCGGAAGCAGCAGGGTGAGGGGAGCCTTCTCCCGGGCGACGCGTGCCATGCGGCGAGACTTACACACGGACCTCCTTCCGACTAAGAGCGGGCGGGTGGGGGGCGTAGGGCTGGAGGGTGGGTGGCGTAGGGCTGGACGGTGGAGGCCCCGGGACCGAGTCGGCCGGGGGAGAAGGAGAACGATCATGGACGAGACGCCACCCACTGCGGCGGCGGCCCCGACCGAGGACGCGGCGCCTCCCGGGAGTGCGGTGGTGACGGGCGGTGCGGTGCCTGAGGACGACGCGTTGCTGACGCCGCACCACGGAGACGTCGCCGGCGGGTGGCTGCGCGCTGCGGTGTTCGGCGCGATGGACGGGCTGGTCACCAACATCTCGCTGATCGCGGGCGTCGGCGGTGGCGGCGTCGACCGGGGCGCGATCGTGCTCACCGGCGTCGCCGGACTGGTCGCCGGCGCGGTCTCGATGGCGCTCGGCGAGTACACGTCGGTGCGGACGCAGAACGAGCAGCTCGACGCCGAGGTGGCGAAGGAGCGCCGGGAGCTACGCCTGCACGGTGCCGCCGAGCGGCGGGAGTTGGTGCTGCTGCTGCAGCGCGCCGGCCTCTCCAGGGACCTGGCCCAGCGGATCACCGCCGAGGCGGCCGGCAAGCCCGACCTGGAGCTCCGGCTGCACGCGCTCACCGAGCTGGGCGTCGTCCCGGAGGAGAAGCCGTCGCCGTGGACAGCGGCTGCGTCCTCGTTCGTCTGCTTCGCGGTCGGCGCGCTGGTGCCGCTGGTGTCGTTCCTGCTGGGCTCGGACGAGTTGTGGCTCGCGCTGGCGATCGGCGGGGTGGGGCTGTTCGTCGCCGGTGCGCTGGCCACCCGCGCGACCGCGGGGCGGTGGTGGGCGGGCGGACTTCGTCAGCTGGTTCTGGGCGCCGCGGCAGCCGGCGTGACATATCTCATCGGTCGTCTGATCGGTGCCACGGTGGCCTGAGACGCCGCGTCAGAGCGGATCGGCGTCGGTGGGGCAACCGCGTCGGCTGAGCTCGGTGGCCTGTTGCTCGAGGCGGTCCCGCAGCTCGACGAGGTCGAGCCCGGCGACGCCGGTACGGCGGGCGGCGTCGGCGCGGCCGCGGAAGTAGGTGCGGGCCAGCAGGCCCTCGGTGATCGCGGTCGCGATCCGGGCTTCGGCGAGGAGTAGCAGTGCGCCGTCCTCGTCGTGCCACTGTCCGGCGTGGACGGCGTCGGTCAGTAGCTCCCACGCCGCACACCACGCCTCCCGCGCCAGCGCGCTGAACTCCCGCGGAGTGGCCTCGGCCAGGCGCGCGAGGTGGGCGTCGCGCAGTCCGGCGAGCCAGTTGCCGTCGTCGTCGAGCGGGCGGACGTGCAGGTACCGGTCGGCTTGCAGGGGCCAGTCGGTGGTGAGGGTGCGCGCCCGGGCCAGCAGGTCCTGCTGGGCAGCCACCGTGAGGTCGACCAGCTGCCCGCCGAGGCGCCGACGCGTGGAGCGCGGACCGCCGCCCGGCCGGTACGTGACCACGACCAGCGACACCGCCGTGCCGTCCCGGTCGTCGTCGTGGGCGAGCGCACCGGTCCCGCCGATCGCGGCGACCTCGGCCCGCCAGCGCCGGCGAATTCGTCGCGCGAGATCGGCTGCGAGGTGGTCGCGGGCAGCGGCGGTCGCCGAGGGAGGGGGCACCCGGCCATCCTGCCGTGCGTGCCGATGGGCATACGTGGGTCTCGCCGGGCGCTACTCTCCCGGTGTCCGTGTTGCGGGTGATATCGGAGGCACTTTCACGTTCCGCTTGAGATTGCGATTGAATGTGCGCAATATATGTGGACGAAAACGACCACTCGGCAGCGGGTGGGCCGACTCGTGCGAAGGAAGCCGAAGGCGACCATGACCGGTTCCGGGGCGGCGCCGGCTGTCTCGATCCTCGCTTCAGCGAGCTGCTGAGGCGATGGAGTCCACCACCGAAGGAGCGGCCGAGGCGGTTCGGTCGGTGCCACCCGGCTACCGGGCGGTGCTCCGGCACCCGGTCGCCGGGAGGCTCGTCGCCGTCAGGTCGGTCTCCGAGCTCGGCGACTTCATCGGTCTCGCCGCGTTGCTGCTGCTCGGATACCAGCTGACCGGGTCACTGCTGGGCGCGGCCGCCGTCTACACCGCGCGGGCGCTGCCGGCGATCCTGGTGGCGACGCTCCTCGGCGGCTGGCTGGACGTCACGCCGCGTCGTCGCACGCTGAGCCTGCTCGCGCTCGGTGGCGCGGCCGCGCTCCTGTTCCCGATCGTGTTCCCGGCCGCCGCGACGGCGCTGGTGGCGTCGGCGATCCTGGGCGCGGTGCGCGCGGCGTACGTGGCCGTGACGACGGCGGTGGTCGCCGAGTCGGTGGACCGGGCGATCCAGCTGCCGTACTTCGGCATGGCCGCGACGATCAACTCGCTGGTTCAGGTCGGTGGGATCGCGGTGGGCTCCGGCCTGGCCGTGACGCTGGGGCCGCGGGTGGCGTTGCTCGTCGACCTGCTCTCGTTCCTGGTCGCCGCCGTGATGCTGGCGCGGTTGCCGGTCGGTGCGCGACGGGAACGACGTCACCGGCTGCCGCCGGGCGCCGGGTTCGTGCTGATCTGGCGGCAGCCGACGCTGCGGGCGCTGGCGCTGCTGACCTGGGCGACGCTGGTGTGCAGCGTGCTCCCGGAGACCGTCGCGACGAACGCACCCACCGGCTGGATACCGGCGGTGATGGTGTCGTCCGCGCTGGGTGGCGCGCTCTTCGCCGCAGTGATGGGCCGGCGTCGATTCTTGGAGCGGCCACTGAACCAGGCCCGCACCGCCGCGGTGCTGGGGGCCGCGCTGGTAGCCGGTGCACTGGTGCTGTTCTCCGGGCAACACCCGTTGTTGCTGGCGCTGGTGAACACCGTGATCGGCGCGGCGACCGGCTGGACCGTCGGTGCCCAGGCCACGTTCGCCCGGCTCGCTCCGGCCGGGCGGATGGGACAGGTGGAGGCCACGATGATCGCGTCCAACGTGTTCCTCGAGGGCGTCGGCGTGCTGCTGCTGAGCCTCGTCGCGGTGGCGGTCGGGTCGGACGGCGCCGGCTACCTGACCGGCGGGGTGCTGGTGCTGGTCGCGGCGGCCACGACCACACGATCGCTCCGGGCGATCGGGAGCGCGTGACGGGCATCGCCGGCTCTCCGCGCCCCTGACCGGCGGCCCGGAAAAGTGTCGTACCGGCGTGGGAAAGTGGCCTCCATGGTGAAGGCGATTCTCTTCGACTGGGGCGGCACGCTCACCCCTTGGCACACGGTCGACGCGAAGGCGCTCTGGCGGACGATCGCCACGGAATGCAATCTGCTCCCGGCCAACGGCGGG from Cryptosporangium minutisporangium harbors:
- a CDS encoding sirohydrochlorin chelatase, whose product is MGDPVLLAVAHGTSYAPGIATLHALLERVRELAPGLRVELAFVDHEPPSVRGALSAFAAADVPVATLPLLLTAASHSKGDIAGTVRLVRHERPGSVVTYGRPLGPDPLLLAALNDRAAEAGAGPDTAIVLASAGAADPDANAEIWRAARLFWEYRGGGAPVEVAYASATTPTVTESVQRLHRLGHDDVLVVPYFLAPGKLPGGVQRDARAAGARTAEVLGAHESVARLVLARYAEAVGGSVLMNCDTCQYRSPWPGRENKVGQLQEPHTHPADEVPDAPVSAR
- the map gene encoding type I methionyl aminopeptidase; translated protein: MRAPLVPGRQSPRRDVPAHIPRPEYVGRPAPQRWTGSDVQTPETIEKMRVAGRIAAQALQLGGKHVAPGVTTDEIDRVVHEFLIDHDAYPSTLGYRGFPKSCCTSLNEVICHGIPDSTVIEDGDIVNIDVTAFLDGVHGDCNATFLAGDVSEEVRLLVERTEEATRRAINAVKPGRQLNVVGRVIESYAKRFGYGVVRDFTGHGIGETFHSGLHVPHYDDPDLQVELVPGMTFTIEPMITLGTYQWDMWPDRWTVLTKDRKWTAQFEHTLVVTDSGSEILTLP
- a CDS encoding YaaA family protein, with amino-acid sequence MARVAREKAPLTLLLPPSETKRPGGDGPALDLSALAFPALRPVRERLLTALTALAAEAVAGDPAPALAALGLSAGQRDQLELDAVLATAPTSPALFRYTGVLYDAFDPAGLTPAQRKRAADRVVVASALFGAVRGGDPIPAYRFSAGSRLPGVGTLGALWKPVLGPVLADLPGLVVDLRSGAYAALAPARGAVNVRVLYVAPDGGRSVVSHFNKHAKGLLARALATTTATVASADDVVRVATKAGLAAERHGPHGVDVLLYEPPAGTPAAKRAAAAAAVRE
- a CDS encoding VIT1/CCC1 transporter family protein, whose product is MDETPPTAAAAPTEDAAPPGSAVVTGGAVPEDDALLTPHHGDVAGGWLRAAVFGAMDGLVTNISLIAGVGGGGVDRGAIVLTGVAGLVAGAVSMALGEYTSVRTQNEQLDAEVAKERRELRLHGAAERRELVLLLQRAGLSRDLAQRITAEAAGKPDLELRLHALTELGVVPEEKPSPWTAAASSFVCFAVGALVPLVSFLLGSDELWLALAIGGVGLFVAGALATRATAGRWWAGGLRQLVLGAAAAGVTYLIGRLIGATVA
- a CDS encoding nucleotidyltransferase domain-containing protein; the protein is MPPPSATAAARDHLAADLARRIRRRWRAEVAAIGGTGALAHDDDRDGTAVSLVVVTYRPGGGPRSTRRRLGGQLVDLTVAAQQDLLARARTLTTDWPLQADRYLHVRPLDDDGNWLAGLRDAHLARLAEATPREFSALAREAWCAAWELLTDAVHAGQWHDEDGALLLLAEARIATAITEGLLARTYFRGRADAARRTGVAGLDLVELRDRLEQQATELSRRGCPTDADPL
- a CDS encoding MFS transporter, with the protein product MESTTEGAAEAVRSVPPGYRAVLRHPVAGRLVAVRSVSELGDFIGLAALLLLGYQLTGSLLGAAAVYTARALPAILVATLLGGWLDVTPRRRTLSLLALGGAAALLFPIVFPAAATALVASAILGAVRAAYVAVTTAVVAESVDRAIQLPYFGMAATINSLVQVGGIAVGSGLAVTLGPRVALLVDLLSFLVAAVMLARLPVGARRERRHRLPPGAGFVLIWRQPTLRALALLTWATLVCSVLPETVATNAPTGWIPAVMVSSALGGALFAAVMGRRRFLERPLNQARTAAVLGAALVAGALVLFSGQHPLLLALVNTVIGAATGWTVGAQATFARLAPAGRMGQVEATMIASNVFLEGVGVLLLSLVAVAVGSDGAGYLTGGVLVLVAAATTTRSLRAIGSA